Proteins from a single region of Chitinibacter bivalviorum:
- a CDS encoding RBBP9/YdeN family alpha/beta hydrolase, whose protein sequence is MTTSTMNLIEQWLKAGNRVLIAPGWNNSGPDHWQSHWQAQYPGVERIEQQDWLHPKAAEWVKTFEAKIAASEAPTIIVAHSLACATLAHWAALYGRNRQVKAALLVAPADVMRPEAPDEFQGFMPLPSIALPFPSWVIASSNDPSCSEDRATQLAQTWRSQLRIIADAGHINVESGHGEWPEGLQLLTRLLAQLYNLERELDFDLTLALEA, encoded by the coding sequence ATGACGACATCCACGATGAATTTAATTGAACAATGGCTCAAAGCAGGCAACCGCGTGTTAATCGCACCGGGCTGGAATAACTCGGGACCTGATCATTGGCAAAGCCATTGGCAGGCGCAATATCCAGGCGTTGAACGCATTGAGCAGCAAGATTGGCTGCACCCCAAAGCGGCGGAGTGGGTCAAAACATTTGAAGCGAAAATCGCAGCCAGCGAAGCCCCCACGATTATTGTGGCGCACAGTCTGGCTTGCGCGACTTTGGCGCACTGGGCGGCCCTTTATGGGCGTAATCGGCAAGTCAAAGCCGCCTTACTGGTGGCGCCTGCCGATGTGATGCGCCCCGAAGCACCGGATGAATTTCAAGGCTTTATGCCGCTACCCAGCATCGCACTACCTTTCCCGAGCTGGGTCATTGCCAGTAGCAACGACCCCAGTTGCAGTGAAGATCGCGCCACACAGCTGGCGCAAACCTGGCGCAGCCAATTGCGCATCATTGCCGATGCGGGGCACATCAATGTCGAATCAGGCCATGGCGAATGGCCGGAAGGATTGCAACTACTCACGCGCTTGCTGGCCCAACTATATAACCTGGAACGTGAGCTGGATTTCGATCTGACGCTCGCACTCGAAGCCTAA
- a CDS encoding DUF2325 domain-containing protein: MQAFIVGADALGNIPGVLAEYGIDIGYHLTGRNPSHQRSPSHIKGMDIVILFTDFLSHNTMRNYREVAQKRNVQFVACRRSVGDLKRNLELLRVKSLALQ, translated from the coding sequence ATGCAAGCATTTATTGTGGGCGCTGACGCGCTAGGTAATATCCCCGGGGTATTGGCGGAATATGGAATTGATATTGGCTATCACCTGACTGGGCGTAATCCATCGCACCAGCGCAGCCCCAGCCATATCAAGGGCATGGATATCGTGATTTTATTTACCGACTTTTTAAGTCACAACACCATGCGTAATTACCGCGAAGTGGCGCAAAAGCGCAATGTGCAGTTTGTGGCGTGCCGCCGCTCGGTTGGCGACTTAAAGCGCAATTTGGAGCTGCTGCGGGTTAAATCTTTGGCGCTGCAATAA
- the ftsZ gene encoding cell division protein FtsZ, which produces MALTIEVPEVSHHVNIKVIGVGGAGCNAINNMIEHQMQGVDFISSNTDAQVLKLSKADNVIQLGAELTRGFGAGCNPDIGRQAAEEDREHIADLISGADLLFITAGMGGGTGTGAAPVIAQVAREKGILTVGVVTKPGLDEGGRQKVAQTGIDELSRYVDSLIVVSNQKLEEVLGDDVTIDEAFRAADDVLRNAVGSIVEIIHYPGLINVDFADVRTVMREMGMAMMGSANASGPDRAIRATEEAIRSPLLDNISFKGARGVLVNFSTAPGKLKKSETRQALEIIEAHVADGALVKHGVVYDPALGEDEIRVTLVATGLGGGKDMNKPQLSVVSSQSLKTGTDNAAYDTDAYDTPAIWRNNRRNAAPEATSARPAMSNIDMDIPAFLRRQAD; this is translated from the coding sequence ATGGCTTTAACAATTGAAGTTCCAGAAGTATCACATCACGTTAATATCAAAGTAATTGGCGTGGGTGGCGCAGGTTGCAATGCAATCAACAATATGATCGAACACCAAATGCAAGGTGTTGATTTTATTTCTTCCAATACTGATGCGCAGGTATTGAAACTTTCTAAAGCAGATAATGTAATTCAGTTGGGCGCTGAATTAACGCGTGGTTTCGGTGCGGGTTGTAATCCGGATATCGGTCGTCAAGCTGCAGAAGAAGATCGTGAACATATCGCCGATTTAATTTCTGGCGCAGATTTATTATTTATCACTGCCGGTATGGGCGGTGGTACAGGTACTGGTGCGGCTCCAGTGATCGCACAAGTCGCACGCGAAAAAGGCATTTTGACCGTTGGCGTGGTGACTAAGCCAGGCTTGGATGAAGGTGGTCGTCAGAAAGTAGCGCAAACCGGTATCGATGAATTATCGCGCTATGTGGATTCATTGATCGTCGTTTCAAATCAGAAACTCGAAGAAGTACTGGGTGACGATGTCACGATCGACGAAGCATTCCGCGCTGCTGATGATGTATTGCGCAATGCAGTGGGTTCTATCGTTGAAATCATTCATTACCCAGGCCTGATCAACGTTGACTTTGCTGACGTTCGCACGGTAATGCGCGAAATGGGTATGGCGATGATGGGTTCGGCCAATGCTTCTGGCCCAGATCGTGCGATTCGTGCGACTGAAGAAGCAATTCGCAGCCCATTGCTCGACAATATCAGCTTCAAAGGTGCGCGCGGTGTATTGGTGAATTTCTCAACTGCCCCAGGCAAATTGAAAAAATCAGAAACTCGCCAAGCATTAGAAATTATCGAAGCCCACGTTGCAGATGGCGCTTTGGTGAAGCACGGTGTGGTGTATGACCCAGCTTTGGGTGAAGATGAAATTCGTGTCACTTTGGTCGCAACCGGTTTGGGTGGTGGCAAAGACATGAATAAGCCTCAGTTGTCTGTCGTGAGCAGCCAATCGCTCAAAACGGGCACTGATAATGCCGCTTATGATACGGATGCGTACGATACGCCAGCGATTTGGCGTAACAATCGTCGCAATGCAGCGCCAGAAGCGACTTCGGCTCGTCCAGCGATGTCAAATATTGATATGGATATTCCTGCTTTCTTGCGTCGCCAAGCCGATTAA
- a CDS encoding sulfate/molybdate ABC transporter ATP-binding protein, whose translation MSIEIRNIVKTFGEFKALNDLSLNVESGELVALLGPSGCGKTSLLRVIAGLETPDSGQILFHGEDTTERHVRERQVGFVFQHYALFRHMTVFENVAFGLRVRPKSTRPSDAEIKRKVHDLLQLVQLDWLADRYPAQLSGGQRQRIALARALAVEPKVLLLDEPFGALDTKVRKELRRWLRRLHDEIHVTSVFVTHDQEEALEVADRVVVMNKGQIEQIGSPSEVYDTPASPFVYQFLGDVNLFHSRVHEGWAQVGSAKFATDKDSEHATVYVRPHEIDLSRVATAGAISGTITHIRLLGATVRLEVEVETGAAQHDVVEVELTRERQLEGGWQVAETVYLIPREVKVYQGA comes from the coding sequence ATGAGTATCGAAATTCGCAATATCGTCAAAACCTTTGGCGAATTCAAAGCACTGAATGATTTAAGCCTGAATGTTGAATCGGGTGAATTGGTCGCCTTGCTGGGTCCATCGGGCTGCGGCAAAACATCCTTGCTGCGCGTCATTGCCGGTTTGGAAACGCCTGATTCGGGGCAGATTCTATTTCACGGCGAAGATACCACCGAGAGGCATGTGCGTGAACGCCAAGTCGGCTTTGTGTTTCAGCACTATGCCCTCTTCCGCCACATGACCGTATTTGAAAACGTCGCCTTCGGCCTGCGCGTCCGCCCTAAATCAACGCGTCCGTCAGATGCGGAGATCAAGCGCAAAGTGCATGATTTGCTGCAATTGGTGCAACTCGATTGGCTGGCCGATCGTTATCCCGCGCAACTCTCGGGTGGCCAGCGCCAGCGGATCGCCTTGGCCCGCGCACTGGCAGTTGAGCCTAAAGTCTTGCTGCTTGACGAGCCATTTGGCGCACTCGACACCAAGGTGCGCAAAGAGCTGCGCCGTTGGTTGCGTCGTTTGCACGACGAAATCCATGTGACTTCTGTATTTGTAACGCACGATCAGGAAGAAGCACTCGAAGTCGCTGACCGCGTTGTAGTGATGAACAAAGGCCAGATCGAACAAATCGGCTCGCCAAGTGAAGTCTACGACACGCCAGCCAGCCCATTTGTGTATCAATTCTTGGGCGACGTGAATCTCTTCCACTCTCGCGTTCATGAAGGCTGGGCTCAAGTTGGGAGCGCGAAATTTGCCACCGACAAAGACAGCGAACACGCGACAGTATATGTACGCCCGCATGAAATCGACCTCAGCCGAGTCGCTACGGCGGGCGCGATCAGCGGCACAATCACGCACATCCGACTGCTCGGCGCGACAGTGCGTCTCGAAGTGGAAGTAGAAACAGGCGCAGCTCAGCATGATGTGGTGGAGGTCGAGCTAACGCGAGAACGGCAACTAGAAGGCGGTTGGCAAGTGGCTGAAACCGTGTACCTCATACCCCGCGAAGTGAAGGTTTACCAAGGGGCGTAG
- a CDS encoding sulfate ABC transporter substrate-binding protein, whose amino-acid sequence MSLLRKLSLALALSSLSALASADTTLLNVSYDVMRDFYKDYNPAFSKYYEAKFKDKVTIQQSHGGSSKQARSVIDGLEADVVTMNQSTDIDAIVEKGKQINAGWEKKYPDEAAPFSSLQVLIVRKGNPKGIKDWADLGKSGIQVIVPNPKTSGNGRYTFLAAWGAGLKQAGGNEAKARELTTAIFSNVPVLDAGGRAATTTFMQRQIGDVLVTFENEAEMIAREFGRGNFEVIYPSVSIDADLPVAVVDKVVDKKGTRKVATEYLNYLWSPEGQEIAAQNYLRPRNAAVTAKYAKQFPSIKLFGVAEFGGLKAAQKKFFDDGAIYDQIAAEIAKKK is encoded by the coding sequence ATGTCGTTACTCCGCAAACTTTCACTCGCCCTAGCACTCAGTAGTTTATCCGCGCTTGCTTCGGCCGACACGACGCTACTGAACGTCTCCTACGACGTAATGCGCGATTTCTACAAAGACTACAACCCAGCGTTCAGCAAATATTACGAGGCCAAATTCAAAGACAAGGTCACGATCCAACAATCACATGGCGGCTCGTCCAAACAGGCACGCTCGGTGATCGATGGCCTCGAAGCCGATGTCGTGACGATGAATCAAAGCACCGACATTGACGCGATTGTCGAAAAAGGCAAACAAATCAATGCCGGCTGGGAGAAAAAATACCCCGATGAAGCTGCACCGTTTTCCAGCCTGCAAGTGCTGATTGTGCGCAAAGGCAATCCGAAAGGCATTAAAGACTGGGCTGATTTGGGCAAATCGGGCATTCAGGTGATTGTTCCTAACCCCAAAACCAGCGGCAATGGCCGCTACACCTTCCTTGCCGCTTGGGGTGCTGGGTTGAAGCAAGCGGGTGGCAACGAAGCCAAAGCCCGCGAATTGACGACAGCGATCTTTAGCAATGTACCCGTGCTCGATGCTGGCGGTCGTGCGGCGACGACGACGTTTATGCAGCGCCAGATTGGCGATGTTTTGGTGACGTTTGAAAACGAAGCCGAAATGATCGCGCGCGAATTTGGCCGCGGTAATTTTGAAGTGATTTATCCAAGCGTTTCGATCGATGCCGATTTGCCCGTTGCCGTCGTCGATAAAGTGGTCGACAAGAAAGGAACGCGCAAAGTCGCCACTGAGTACCTTAATTACTTATGGAGCCCTGAAGGGCAGGAAATTGCGGCACAAAATTATCTGCGCCCACGCAATGCAGCAGTCACAGCAAAGTATGCCAAGCAGTTTCCGAGCATCAAATTATTTGGTGTGGCCGAATTTGGTGGCCTGAAAGCCGCGCAGAAGAAATTCTTCGATGATGGCGCGATCTACGATCAGATTGCCGCCGAGATTGCTAAAAAGAAATAA
- the lpxC gene encoding UDP-3-O-acyl-N-acetylglucosamine deacetylase: MFLQRTLKSTIRATGVGLHSGEKVTLTLRPAAADHGIVFQRSDLPESKPFKVGPDLVNDTRLSSTLVQDGVRVGTIEHLMSAFAGFGIDNIIVDVDAPEMPIMDGSAAPFIYLLQSAGVRELNKPKKFVRVLKPIEVHDGDKWVKFEPHDGYKVALTIDFQHPAFKKSAQTIEIDFANTNYVSEIARARTFGFIHEVEYLRANGLARGGNMDNAVVIDEFRVLNDGGLRFEDEFVRHKILDAIGDLYILGHPLIAAFSGYKSGHAMNNKLLRALLADPDSFEMVCFSDDDKVPSSFHDLPPIGI, translated from the coding sequence ATGTTTTTGCAACGCACCTTGAAAAGCACGATCCGCGCCACCGGCGTAGGTTTGCATTCGGGCGAAAAAGTGACCCTCACTTTACGCCCCGCAGCCGCCGACCACGGCATTGTGTTTCAACGCTCTGATTTGCCCGAGTCAAAGCCTTTCAAGGTTGGCCCCGATTTGGTGAACGACACGCGACTCTCCTCCACGCTCGTGCAAGACGGCGTGCGTGTCGGCACCATCGAGCATTTAATGTCCGCGTTTGCAGGGTTTGGCATCGACAATATTATTGTCGATGTTGATGCCCCTGAAATGCCGATCATGGATGGCTCCGCTGCGCCGTTTATTTACCTGCTGCAAAGCGCAGGTGTACGTGAGCTCAATAAGCCCAAAAAATTCGTTCGTGTTCTCAAGCCCATTGAGGTGCATGATGGCGATAAATGGGTCAAGTTTGAGCCGCACGATGGTTATAAAGTCGCGCTGACGATTGATTTTCAGCATCCTGCCTTCAAAAAATCCGCGCAAACGATCGAAATTGATTTCGCCAATACCAATTACGTCAGCGAAATTGCCCGAGCTCGTACTTTTGGTTTTATCCACGAAGTTGAATACTTGCGTGCCAATGGTTTAGCACGCGGTGGCAATATGGATAATGCCGTCGTAATTGATGAATTCCGTGTGCTCAATGACGGTGGTTTGCGGTTTGAAGACGAGTTTGTCCGCCACAAAATTCTCGATGCCATTGGCGATTTGTATATTCTGGGTCACCCACTGATTGCCGCATTCTCTGGCTATAAGTCGGGGCATGCGATGAATAATAAATTGCTGCGTGCCTTGCTTGCGGATCCAGATAGTTTTGAGATGGTGTGCTTTAGTGATGACGACAAAGTGCCGTCATCGTTCCACGATCTGCCGCCCATCGGTATTTAA
- a CDS encoding 16S rRNA (uracil(1498)-N(3))-methyltransferase, protein MALPRFYVDQSLAIGLTFELPEGVARHVQVVRMQPDDRVTLFNGKGGEYQAQIIAMGKKTVTVQVLSFDEVNRESPLRITLVQAVSASDRMDYTVQKAAELGVAVLQPVTSQYCQQRYSGERAEKRIAHWQGIAASAAEQCGRTQLLEIRPIITFAQFIAAVDQDDSELKLLLCPTGAIHHSALPEQVNSVSVLIGPEGGYSPEEDAAAIAAGYTSLLLGPRIFRTETVAPVIASFLQAKYGDF, encoded by the coding sequence ATGGCCTTGCCCCGTTTTTATGTTGATCAGTCGCTGGCGATTGGCCTGACTTTTGAGTTGCCCGAAGGCGTGGCGCGCCATGTGCAAGTGGTGCGCATGCAGCCCGACGACAGGGTGACGCTGTTTAATGGGAAAGGTGGCGAATACCAAGCGCAGATTATTGCGATGGGCAAGAAAACGGTCACTGTTCAGGTGTTGTCATTTGACGAGGTCAATCGTGAGTCGCCATTGCGCATTACCTTGGTACAAGCCGTATCGGCTTCCGACCGGATGGATTACACGGTACAGAAAGCTGCCGAATTGGGCGTGGCGGTGCTGCAGCCGGTGACGTCGCAATATTGTCAGCAACGCTATAGCGGCGAGCGCGCCGAGAAGCGGATTGCCCACTGGCAAGGTATTGCTGCGAGTGCGGCGGAGCAATGTGGTCGCACGCAGTTGCTCGAAATCCGACCGATTATCACCTTCGCACAGTTTATTGCGGCGGTAGATCAAGACGATAGTGAACTCAAATTATTGCTCTGCCCGACAGGCGCGATTCATCACTCCGCTTTACCCGAACAGGTCAACAGTGTTTCGGTATTGATCGGGCCAGAAGGGGGGTATTCCCCTGAAGAAGATGCGGCTGCTATTGCTGCGGGCTATACATCGCTCTTGCTTGGCCCACGAATTTTCCGTACCGAAACGGTGGCGCCTGTGATTGCGAGTTTCCTACAAGCCAAATACGGCGATTTTTGA
- a CDS encoding EAL domain-containing protein, which translates to MSILHSATNTRFPVPPEIARDWPESLFQIDSLRGILVKALGSTLASAFQPIVDRNGQRFADEALLRASVRDKAISPPQAFESARQGHKLIAFDRLCRTLHVMNYASYAPQNRLLFLNVHPELLVEISDHGAYFERILNSLGFSPNQVVLELLENDVSNVDASAISRAVKNYRAKGYRIALDDFGHGMANLDRLWLLEPDFVKLDRHILALAAQQDKARQGYGKLVSLLHDAGSQVIAEGVETLQEKTIALDSGVDALQGYFIATPDYRPV; encoded by the coding sequence ATGAGCATCTTGCATAGCGCAACCAACACCCGTTTCCCCGTTCCACCCGAAATCGCGCGCGACTGGCCCGAGAGCCTGTTTCAAATCGACTCGCTACGCGGCATTTTAGTTAAAGCGCTGGGCTCTACTCTGGCCTCGGCCTTTCAGCCCATCGTTGATCGCAATGGCCAGCGTTTTGCCGATGAAGCGCTGCTGCGTGCCTCGGTGCGCGACAAAGCCATTTCGCCACCGCAAGCCTTCGAATCGGCCCGCCAAGGTCATAAGCTAATTGCGTTTGATCGCCTGTGCCGCACGTTGCATGTGATGAATTACGCCAGCTACGCCCCACAAAATCGCTTGCTGTTTCTCAATGTTCATCCTGAATTACTGGTCGAGATTAGCGATCACGGGGCTTATTTCGAGCGCATTCTAAATAGCTTGGGCTTTAGCCCAAATCAGGTCGTGCTGGAATTATTGGAAAACGACGTGAGCAATGTCGACGCCAGCGCCATCAGCCGTGCCGTTAAAAATTATCGTGCCAAAGGCTATCGAATTGCGCTGGATGATTTTGGTCATGGCATGGCCAATCTGGATCGACTGTGGCTACTTGAACCCGACTTTGTGAAGCTCGATCGCCATATTCTGGCGCTCGCGGCGCAGCAGGACAAAGCCCGTCAGGGATACGGCAAATTGGTGTCGCTGCTGCACGATGCCGGTAGCCAAGTGATTGCTGAAGGCGTCGAAACCCTGCAAGAAAAAACGATTGCGCTCGATAGCGGCGTCGATGCGCTACAAGGCTATTTCATTGCGACACCCGATTACCGACCCGTTTGA
- a CDS encoding oligogalacturonate-specific porin KdgM family protein — protein MTKKYLLIALLGAYALNANAASVDVRGQYKTGSEKYESRILLANDFANGIGASAEYTINNTSKAGEGIDQAIWDNTELGLWYKYKLNDTVTILPSLWYQNTKTKGDFYKVGLQGNWAFAPSWRFDARVRYEYRQQESKDLHKHLDNDSTTRTDLWLRKSISSEVDAYYNFRWDYKLNDYVYADKSHNYIEHNVGVSYKVNNTIKPYLEVGYLGEALNPQKKLEDDWRIRVGAAVSF, from the coding sequence ATGACAAAAAAATACCTACTCATTGCACTACTAGGTGCTTATGCCTTGAATGCCAACGCGGCCAGCGTTGACGTGCGCGGCCAATACAAAACAGGCAGCGAAAAGTACGAATCGCGCATTTTATTGGCGAATGACTTTGCCAATGGCATTGGCGCGAGCGCAGAATACACCATCAACAACACCAGCAAAGCGGGTGAAGGTATTGATCAAGCCATTTGGGACAATACCGAGCTTGGCTTGTGGTACAAATACAAACTGAACGATACCGTCACCATTTTGCCTAGCTTGTGGTACCAAAACACCAAAACCAAAGGCGATTTTTATAAAGTCGGCCTTCAAGGAAACTGGGCGTTTGCCCCATCATGGCGTTTTGATGCACGGGTTCGCTACGAATATCGCCAACAAGAAAGCAAAGATTTGCATAAGCACCTGGATAACGACAGCACGACTCGTACCGACCTGTGGTTGCGTAAATCAATTAGCAGCGAAGTGGATGCTTACTACAACTTCCGCTGGGATTACAAGCTAAATGATTACGTCTACGCCGACAAGAGCCACAACTACATCGAGCACAATGTGGGCGTGAGCTACAAAGTGAACAACACCATCAAGCCATATCTTGAAGTGGGCTACTTGGGTGAAGCGCTCAATCCACAAAAGAAATTGGAAGATGACTGGCGGATCCGTGTGGGAGCGGCTGTTAGCTTCTAA
- the cysW gene encoding sulfate ABC transporter permease subunit CysW — MSVIVSNKVVTTEARWVRYSLTGLALALITLLLIVPLLSVFYEALHQGWQLYKDALVESDALSAIKLTLIVAAIALPLNLVFGVAAAWAIAKFDFKGKSILITLIDLPFAVSPVVAGLIYVLMFGAHGWWGSWLAAHDIKIIFAIPGIVLATVFVTFPFVARELIPLMEAQGSDEEQAALVLGASGWQTFWHVTLPNIKWGLLYGVILANARAMGEFGAVSVVSGHIRGLTNTIPLHVEILYNEYNFVGAFACASILALLALLTLAIKSYIEWRTEQQEIADQKAAVEA; from the coding sequence ATGAGCGTGATTGTGAGTAATAAAGTCGTAACGACTGAAGCACGCTGGGTGCGTTACAGCTTAACTGGCTTGGCGCTGGCGCTGATTACACTGCTATTGATTGTGCCTTTGCTGTCGGTGTTTTATGAAGCGTTGCATCAGGGCTGGCAGCTCTATAAAGACGCCTTGGTTGAAAGCGACGCACTGTCGGCGATCAAGCTGACCTTGATCGTGGCGGCGATTGCCTTGCCGCTGAATCTGGTATTTGGTGTGGCCGCAGCATGGGCGATTGCGAAGTTCGACTTTAAAGGCAAAAGCATTTTGATCACCTTGATCGATCTGCCATTTGCCGTGTCCCCCGTCGTGGCCGGTTTGATTTATGTGCTGATGTTTGGCGCGCATGGATGGTGGGGTAGCTGGCTAGCGGCTCACGATATCAAGATCATTTTTGCGATTCCCGGCATTGTACTGGCGACAGTATTCGTGACCTTCCCCTTTGTCGCGCGTGAATTGATTCCATTGATGGAAGCGCAAGGCTCAGACGAAGAACAAGCTGCTTTGGTACTGGGCGCTTCAGGTTGGCAAACCTTCTGGCATGTGACTTTGCCGAATATTAAATGGGGTCTGCTCTACGGCGTGATTTTGGCCAATGCCCGGGCCATGGGTGAGTTTGGTGCGGTATCGGTCGTATCGGGTCATATTCGTGGCTTGACCAACACGATCCCGCTGCATGTCGAGATTCTGTACAACGAATACAACTTTGTCGGCGCTTTTGCCTGCGCTTCGATTCTGGCCTTGCTGGCGTTACTGACGCTGGCGATCAAGAGCTATATCGAGTGGCGGACTGAGCAGCAGGAAATTGCCGACCAAAAAGCTGCGGTTGAAGCATAA
- the cysT gene encoding sulfate ABC transporter permease subunit CysT, translating into MKFKQSSVLPGFNLSLGYSLLYLSLIVLLPLAALISKTLGLDWATFWAIVSEPRVVATYKVTFGASLIAALINLFVGLLIAWVLVRYPFPGKRFIDALVDLPFALPTAVAGIALATLYAPNGVLGEPLEKLGIKIAFTPLGIVLALTFITLPFVVRTVQPVLEDMEKELEEAASSLGATRWQIFSKVILPTIFPALLTGFTLAFARAIGEFGSVIFIAGNMPFKSEITPLMIISKLEQYDYLGATAIAVVMLAVSFALLLLINGLQWWMAKRLGRRK; encoded by the coding sequence ATGAAATTCAAACAAAGCAGCGTGCTGCCGGGCTTTAATTTATCGCTCGGTTATAGCTTGCTGTATTTATCGCTGATTGTTTTGCTGCCGCTGGCGGCGCTAATCAGCAAAACCCTCGGCCTAGATTGGGCGACGTTTTGGGCGATTGTGTCCGAACCACGGGTGGTGGCGACGTATAAAGTGACGTTTGGTGCATCGCTGATCGCGGCGTTGATCAACTTATTCGTTGGTTTATTGATTGCTTGGGTCTTGGTGCGCTATCCGTTTCCCGGCAAACGATTTATTGATGCCTTGGTCGATTTGCCATTTGCGCTGCCAACCGCCGTCGCCGGTATCGCGTTGGCGACTTTGTATGCGCCCAATGGCGTACTGGGCGAGCCGCTGGAAAAACTCGGCATCAAAATCGCCTTTACCCCGCTGGGCATTGTGTTGGCGCTGACGTTTATCACGCTGCCGTTTGTCGTGCGTACCGTGCAACCCGTGCTCGAAGACATGGAAAAAGAGCTTGAAGAAGCCGCATCCAGCCTCGGTGCAACGCGCTGGCAAATTTTTAGCAAAGTGATTTTGCCGACGATTTTCCCGGCGCTGCTAACAGGATTTACTTTGGCCTTTGCCCGCGCGATCGGTGAGTTTGGCTCGGTGATTTTCATTGCCGGCAATATGCCGTTCAAGTCGGAAATCACGCCACTGATGATTATTTCAAAACTCGAGCAATACGATTATCTCGGCGCCACCGCGATTGCCGTGGTGATGCTCGCGGTGTCGTTTGCGCTGTTGCTGCTGATTAATGGCCTGCAATGGTGGATGGCAAAACGCTTGGGGAGACGCAAATGA
- the ftsA gene encoding cell division protein FtsA: MTRDAKNLIVGLDIGTSKVVAVVADVTDDGALNVVGMGSASSRGLKRGVVVDIEKTVGAIQAALGEAELMADCKISEVYTGIAGSHIKSLNSHGMVAIKDKEVTQADIDRVIETASAVNIPTDHQVLHILSQEYVIDGQEDVKEPLGMSGVRLEVRVHIVSGAVSAVQNITKCVRRCGLEIAEVVLQPLASAHAVLTDDERDLGVCLVDIGGGTTDMAVFINGAIRHTAVIPIAGDQITNDIAMALRTPTGEAENIKIQHGVALRHMTDPQTMIEVPGVGERGARQMSRHTLAEVIEPRVEELYSFVQAELRRVNLEDRLSSGIVITGGASLMPGMTELAEEIFHMPVRLGLPRYVGGLAEVVKNPRYSTAVGLLLVARQQMQKAPGQRGKDGSIGDIFGRMKSWFQNNF, translated from the coding sequence GTGACTAGGGACGCAAAAAATCTCATTGTTGGGCTAGATATCGGAACGTCGAAAGTCGTTGCGGTGGTTGCTGACGTGACCGACGATGGCGCACTGAATGTGGTGGGAATGGGCTCCGCATCTTCACGTGGCTTAAAGCGTGGCGTGGTGGTGGATATCGAAAAAACCGTTGGTGCAATTCAAGCTGCTTTAGGTGAAGCTGAATTAATGGCGGATTGCAAAATCAGCGAGGTTTATACCGGTATCGCGGGTAGCCATATTAAGAGCCTGAATTCACACGGCATGGTGGCGATTAAAGATAAAGAAGTCACTCAAGCCGATATTGATCGGGTTATTGAAACGGCCAGCGCAGTGAATATCCCGACGGATCATCAAGTCCTGCATATTTTGTCGCAAGAATATGTCATTGATGGCCAAGAAGATGTGAAAGAGCCGCTGGGTATGTCGGGCGTTCGGCTTGAAGTGCGCGTGCATATTGTTTCGGGCGCAGTGTCTGCGGTGCAAAACATTACTAAATGCGTACGCCGTTGCGGTTTGGAAATTGCTGAAGTGGTGTTGCAACCCTTAGCGAGCGCGCATGCCGTATTAACTGACGATGAGCGTGATTTGGGTGTGTGCTTGGTCGATATTGGCGGCGGTACCACTGATATGGCGGTATTTATTAATGGCGCAATTCGCCATACCGCGGTAATTCCAATTGCGGGCGATCAAATTACCAATGACATTGCCATGGCATTACGTACGCCAACGGGTGAAGCTGAAAATATCAAGATTCAACATGGCGTAGCCTTGCGCCATATGACTGATCCACAAACGATGATTGAAGTTCCTGGAGTGGGTGAGCGCGGTGCGCGTCAAATGTCACGCCATACTTTGGCCGAAGTGATTGAGCCTCGCGTTGAAGAACTTTATAGCTTTGTGCAAGCAGAATTACGCCGCGTTAATTTAGAAGACAGATTATCGAGCGGTATTGTTATTACGGGTGGTGCTTCATTAATGCCTGGAATGACGGAATTGGCAGAAGAAATATTCCATATGCCAGTTCGATTAGGTTTACCACGTTATGTTGGTGGATTAGCTGAGGTTGTTAAAAACCCGCGCTATTCAACGGCAGTGGGTTTGTTGTTAGTTGCACGACAACAAATGCAAAAAGCCCCTGGGCAAAGGGGTAAAGACGGCTCAATTGGAGACATTTTTGGCCGTATGAAGTCTTGGTTTCAAAATAACTTTTGA